CCGAGCAGCAGCAGCCGGACGTACGGCGGGACGCGGCTCACGCTCCGGCGCGCTCCCGGACCAGCCCGGCGAGGGCCGCGATCACGGCCGGGTCGTCGTTCATCGACCGCGTCCGCGCGAACGGCAGTCCGGCCTCCCGCGCCACCGCCGCCGCCTCGACGTCGAGGTCGTACGCCACCTCGAGGTGGTCGGAGACGAACCCGCACGGGCAGACGACGATCCCGGCCGCGCCCTCCTCGGCGCGGGTGCGGATCACGTCGAGGACGTCCGGGCCGAGCCACGGGTCGGGCGTGCGGCCGGCCGACTGCCAGGCGAGCGACCAGCGGAACAGGTCGGCGTAGGTCGCCACCGCCTCGGCCGTGGCGCGGAGCTGGTCCGGGTACGGGTCGTCCGGGCCGACGGCGCGTTCGGGCAGGGAGTGCGCGGTGAAGACCACGTCGGCGTCGCGGCGGACGTGCTCGGGCAGCGCCGCCTGCGCCTCGGCGACGGCTTCCGCCAGGAACTCCAGGTACGCCGGCAGCAGGTGCCAGGACTCGATCGTCTCGGCGGCGAGGCCGTGCTCGTCGGCGGCGAGCAGGAGGCGGCGGGCGTACTCGCCGACGGAGAGCTTCGAGTAGTGGGGGGCGAGCACCAGTCCGACGACGCGTTCGACGCCTGCGCCGGCGAGCTCGGCGACGCCCACCTCGATGCGCGGCTCGGCGTGCTTGAGGCCGAGCGCGACGACGTAGCCGTCGCCGAGGGCGTCGCGCAGCGCCGCGGCCTGCGCCTCGGTCAGCGCGCGCAGCGGGAACGTCCCGCCGATCGCGTCGTAGCGGCGGACCAGGTCGGCGAGCTGCTCGTCCGTGGGCGGGCGGCCGCGCCGGATGTCGGTGTAGTACGCCCGCACGTCGTCGCGGTCGCGCGGCGTGCCGTACGCCATCACGAGGACGCCGACGGTCACTCCGCGGTCTCCTGGTGAACGAGGTCCACGACGCGGCGCAGCACGTCCGGGTCGGTCTCGGGCAGCACGCCGTGGCCGAGGTTGAAGACGTGGCCGGTCCCCGGGGCGCGGGACAGGACGTCGCGGGTGCGCTCCTCGACCACCGCCCACGGCGCGAGCACGGCGGCCGGGTCGAGGTTGCCCTGCACGGCCTTGCCGGGGCCGACGCGCCGCGCGCCCTCGTCGAGGTCGACGTGGAAGTCGATGCCGACGACGTCGGCGCCGGCCTCCGCCAGGAGCGGCAGCAGCTCGCCGGTGCCGACGCCGAAGTGGATCCGCGGCACGCCGAGGTCGGCCAGCCCGGCGAAGATGCGGCGGCTGGCCGGGAGCACGTACGTCGCGTAGTCGCGCGCCGACAGCGCGCCCGCCCACGAGTCGAACAGCTGCACCGCGCTCGCGCCCGCCTCCACCTGCGCCCGCAGGCTGGCCAGCGCGATGCCGGCGAGGCGTTCGGTCAGGTCGGCCCAGCCGGCCGGGTCGGCGTACATGAACGCCTTGGTCCGCGCGTGCGTCTTGCTCGGCCCGCCCTCGACCAGGTAGCTCGCCAGCGTGAACGGCGCCCCCGCGAAGCCGATCAGCGGCACGTCCAGCTCCTTGACGAGGAGCCGCACCGCCTCGGCGACGTAGGGAACGTCCTCCTCCGGCTCCAGCGGCCGCAGCCGCGCCAGGTCCGCCGGGCCGCGGAACGGCTCCTCCACGACCGGCCCGACCCCGGGCTTGATGTCCAGGCCGACGCCGACCGCCTTGAGCGGCAGCACGATGTCGCTGAACAGGATCGCCGCGTCCACGCCCAGCCGGCGCACCGGCTGCATCGTGATCTCGGCGACGAGGTCGGGCCGCATGCAGGAGTCGAGCATGCCGATGCCGCGGCGCACCTCGCGGTACTCCGGCAGCGCCCGGCCGGCCTGGCGCATGAACCACACCGGCGTGAACGGCACGGGCTCGCGGCGGCAGGCACGCAGGAAGGCGGAGTCAGCGGTCACGATGCGTGATCGTCCCACGCCGCGCGGCGGGCCGCTCACCCGGCCGCGAGGCAGGCCACGCCGCCGAACGCCGCCAGCACGCCCGCGAGCTGCACGCCGCGCAGGCGCTCGGACAGGAACCACTGCGCGAGCAGCACCGTGACGACGGAGTACAGCGAGGCGAGCACCGACACGATCGCGACCAGCCCCCGCGTCGAGGCGAAGGCGTAGAGGGAGAGGGCGGTGACGTTCAACGCGCCGATCGCACCGAGCCCGGGCACGTCGCGGCGGCCCGGCCACGGCGCGGAGGGGCGGCGGGCGAGCACGTAGGCGCCGGTCGCGAGCAGCCCGGTCAGCGTGAGCGAGGCGCTGGTCATCGCCCACC
This DNA window, taken from Mycobacteriales bacterium, encodes the following:
- the hemH gene encoding ferrochelatase, with product MTVGVLVMAYGTPRDRDDVRAYYTDIRRGRPPTDEQLADLVRRYDAIGGTFPLRALTEAQAAALRDALGDGYVVALGLKHAEPRIEVGVAELAGAGVERVVGLVLAPHYSKLSVGEYARRLLLAADEHGLAAETIESWHLLPAYLEFLAEAVAEAQAALPEHVRRDADVVFTAHSLPERAVGPDDPYPDQLRATAEAVATYADLFRWSLAWQSAGRTPDPWLGPDVLDVIRTRAEEGAAGIVVCPCGFVSDHLEVAYDLDVEAAAVAREAGLPFARTRSMNDDPAVIAALAGLVRERAGA
- the hemE gene encoding uroporphyrinogen decarboxylase; protein product: MTADSAFLRACRREPVPFTPVWFMRQAGRALPEYREVRRGIGMLDSCMRPDLVAEITMQPVRRLGVDAAILFSDIVLPLKAVGVGLDIKPGVGPVVEEPFRGPADLARLRPLEPEEDVPYVAEAVRLLVKELDVPLIGFAGAPFTLASYLVEGGPSKTHARTKAFMYADPAGWADLTERLAGIALASLRAQVEAGASAVQLFDSWAGALSARDYATYVLPASRRIFAGLADLGVPRIHFGVGTGELLPLLAEAGADVVGIDFHVDLDEGARRVGPGKAVQGNLDPAAVLAPWAVVEERTRDVLSRAPGTGHVFNLGHGVLPETDPDVLRRVVDLVHQETAE